The following are encoded together in the Flexivirga aerilata genome:
- a CDS encoding cytochrome c biogenesis CcdA family protein — protein MNNVSLLSALAAGTLSLLSPCSALLLPSFFAYAFSSRRALLARTTAFYVGLALVLVPLGTGTAAASRLMYGHRGQLILIAGWIIIGMGVVQLLGGGFRLPLTARLQTWAASRGAGRGGYLSTVALGAVYGLAGFCSGPVLGAILTMASTQGSKTLGGALLAVYALGMALPLFVLAWFWDRFHLGQRSWIRGKAFQIGPFQIHTTSLISGALFIVIGALFLLYDGTASLTGSLGLSDTTGLETSAQEAISRVTEAVPVWAFPLVIAVVASIIAVSRSRQQPTPPHGERSGLRHNRTRG, from the coding sequence GTGAACAACGTCAGCTTGCTGTCGGCACTGGCCGCAGGCACCCTGTCGTTGTTGTCACCATGCAGTGCCCTGCTGCTGCCATCGTTCTTCGCTTACGCATTCTCTAGCAGGCGCGCACTGCTCGCCCGGACGACCGCCTTTTACGTCGGGCTTGCGCTCGTACTAGTGCCGTTGGGCACAGGCACAGCAGCAGCATCGAGGCTCATGTACGGCCACCGCGGGCAACTAATCCTGATCGCTGGCTGGATCATCATCGGCATGGGAGTAGTTCAGCTGCTCGGCGGTGGCTTCCGCCTCCCACTGACCGCACGCCTGCAAACCTGGGCGGCATCCCGCGGCGCCGGCCGCGGCGGTTATTTATCAACAGTCGCCCTTGGCGCGGTATACGGACTTGCAGGATTCTGCTCGGGGCCGGTACTCGGAGCGATCCTGACCATGGCCTCCACCCAAGGATCCAAAACCCTCGGCGGGGCCCTGTTGGCCGTGTACGCACTGGGCATGGCACTGCCGCTCTTCGTGCTGGCATGGTTCTGGGATCGCTTCCATCTAGGGCAGCGCTCATGGATTCGGGGAAAAGCCTTTCAAATCGGACCGTTTCAGATCCACACGACCTCGCTCATCTCCGGCGCCCTGTTCATCGTCATCGGCGCCCTCTTCCTGCTCTACGACGGCACCGCAAGCCTGACCGGCAGCCTTGGTCTCTCCGATACCACCGGCCTGGAAACAAGCGCCCAAGAGGCGATCTCGCGCGTTACGGAGGCCGTACCCGTCTGGGCTTTCCCGCTTGTGATCGCAGTTGTGGCGTCCATTATCGCCGTTTCTCGATCCCGTCAGCAGCCAACACCACCGCACGGTGAACGTAGCGGTCTGCGCCACAACCGCACTCGTGGGTGA